A stretch of the Desulforamulus ferrireducens genome encodes the following:
- the fliJ gene encoding flagellar export protein FliJ: MAKFLFRLEQVLEQRIKAEEKALLELAKAQQECTKIEKSLAATEDKLQQAFSYAGTISHPSEQMQSFIYVEHLKQTVERQRRLLLRAKEILELRKKEVLDAKKDRMILEKLKEKQFIEYKELEMYIEQKEIDELATLGFARANNS; this comes from the coding sequence TTGGCAAAGTTCCTCTTTCGATTGGAACAGGTTCTAGAGCAAAGGATTAAGGCAGAAGAAAAGGCGCTGTTGGAGTTGGCCAAAGCCCAACAAGAATGTACCAAAATTGAAAAATCACTGGCTGCCACTGAAGATAAACTACAGCAGGCCTTTAGCTATGCAGGGACAATTAGCCATCCCAGCGAACAAATGCAATCCTTTATCTATGTAGAGCATTTAAAACAAACTGTAGAGCGCCAGCGCAGGCTTTTGCTTCGTGCGAAAGAAATATTGGAACTGCGAAAAAAAGAAGTTCTGGATGCTAAAAAGGATCGCATGATCTTGGAAAAATTAAAGGAAAAACAATTTATAGAATACAAGGAATTAGAAATGTACATAGAACAAAAAGAAATTGATGAATTAGCAACTCTGGGTTTTGCCAGAGCTAATAATTCATAA
- the fliI gene encoding flagellar protein export ATPase FliI has product MEVRVSIDLNPYKERVSRARVIKPIGKVTRVIGLMIEVQGITARIGEVCDIVVQGEPEPVRAEVVGFRDQHSLLMPLGELRGIFPGCAVVPTGHNLRIRVGRHLYGQVLDGLGRPIDSDFDCSLGEDFPVDNRPPNPLKRKRIDTVLPTGVRAIDALLTCGKGQRIGIFAGSGVGKSTLLGMIARHGSADVNVIGLIGERGREVLEFLQEDLGPEGMARSIIVAATSDQPALVRLKGAFVATAIAEYFRDQGLDVMLMMDSVTRFAMAQREVGLAVGEPPATKGYTPSVFALLPKLLERSGMGQRGSITAFYTVLVDGDDLNEPIADTVRGILDGHIVLSRKLASSNHYPAIDVLQSVSRLMPDITSEEHQAQASLIKDLMAVYRQSEDLINIGAYAAGSNPKIDRAIAVHDNIENFLKQSPLEYSGYEETLNGLAILAGGK; this is encoded by the coding sequence ATGGAAGTTAGGGTTTCCATAGACCTTAATCCATATAAAGAAAGGGTAAGTCGGGCCAGAGTAATCAAACCTATTGGTAAGGTTACCAGAGTTATTGGTTTGATGATCGAGGTACAGGGTATCACCGCCCGCATCGGTGAGGTTTGCGATATTGTGGTACAAGGAGAACCCGAGCCGGTGCGAGCAGAGGTGGTTGGCTTTCGTGATCAGCATTCCCTCCTCATGCCCCTGGGGGAACTACGGGGTATCTTCCCCGGCTGTGCCGTGGTGCCCACTGGCCATAATTTAAGGATTCGCGTTGGCAGGCACTTGTATGGCCAGGTGTTGGATGGCTTAGGCAGACCCATTGACAGTGATTTTGACTGTAGCTTGGGTGAGGATTTTCCAGTAGATAACCGCCCCCCCAACCCCTTAAAGCGTAAACGCATAGATACCGTGTTACCCACCGGTGTGAGAGCCATAGATGCGCTGCTCACCTGCGGTAAGGGACAACGTATCGGTATTTTTGCCGGCAGTGGTGTAGGAAAAAGCACCCTGCTGGGCATGATCGCCAGACATGGCAGTGCCGATGTCAACGTCATCGGCCTAATTGGTGAACGGGGTCGCGAGGTATTGGAGTTTTTGCAGGAAGACCTGGGGCCGGAAGGTATGGCCCGCTCCATCATTGTGGCGGCCACCTCAGATCAGCCTGCTTTAGTTAGGTTAAAAGGTGCCTTTGTAGCCACTGCCATTGCCGAGTATTTCCGCGATCAAGGGCTGGATGTCATGCTCATGATGGATTCGGTAACTCGTTTTGCCATGGCGCAACGGGAGGTAGGCTTGGCGGTGGGGGAACCACCGGCCACCAAAGGTTATACACCCTCGGTTTTTGCTCTGTTGCCCAAGCTCTTGGAACGTTCCGGCATGGGACAAAGGGGTTCCATAACTGCCTTTTATACAGTGCTGGTGGATGGCGATGATTTAAACGAGCCCATCGCCGATACCGTTAGGGGTATTCTTGACGGCCATATTGTATTATCCCGGAAACTGGCCTCAAGCAACCATTATCCAGCCATTGATGTACTGCAAAGCGTCAGCCGGCTTATGCCAGATATTACCTCTGAGGAGCACCAAGCCCAAGCGAGCTTGATTAAGGATTTAATGGCAGTTTACCGGCAGTCCGAGGACCTGATTAATATTGGTGCCTATGCCGCAGGCTCCAACCCCAAGATTGATCGGGCCATTGCCGTGCATGATAATATTGAGAATTTTCTTAAACAATCTCCTTTGGAATATAGCGGCTACGAAGAAACACTAAATGGACTGGCGATATTGGCAGGAGGTAAATAG
- the fliF gene encoding flagellar basal-body MS-ring/collar protein FliF: MNVRDLLDRLKQRWQETSQKRKIIFILVSAVLLAGLVYAAISFSRPNYAMLLGDLEPKEAGDIVAQLEAEKIPYQLTDQGTTILVPKEQVDDIRVKLASEGLLTGVGHGWELFDTSKFGETDFEQQITYQRALQEELRRTITRVEGVEQARVHLVIPKKSVFIEDEGTASASVVIKLKPRAQLKPEQVKGLNDLLVGSVEGLKQENVHIIDTEGNVLNEFLKDPVGLGGTGFPGTVVEKQQQIRRAYEKELESRVQTMLAKVLGPNKAVAMVTAELDFNQQQTNTTEIMAGPVVSERSTRESGNDAGGGGVPGSTTQMPGQSIPGLIDTGASNYEKTDDIRNYQHGQRVDTVVQAPGRVLRLSTSVVLDESVKNLDRAQVERIVAVAIGYDEARGDQINVSAMTFDRSQYDLDEELADAKASNEQLYVMIAAGALGILLLLGLIIWFIRRRRKKKAAEAIIEETAGLPVEELAATEEEEEPAWEIPPPRDKQKQLKDLATERPNDIAAVLKVWLRE, encoded by the coding sequence GTGAATGTTAGAGACCTGCTGGATAGACTAAAACAGCGGTGGCAGGAGACCAGCCAAAAGAGAAAAATAATTTTTATCCTAGTCAGTGCAGTGCTTCTGGCAGGGTTAGTCTATGCAGCGATAAGTTTTTCACGTCCCAACTATGCCATGCTGTTGGGAGATTTGGAACCTAAAGAGGCTGGAGATATTGTTGCACAGCTAGAAGCTGAGAAGATTCCTTATCAATTAACTGATCAGGGAACAACCATTTTAGTACCCAAGGAACAAGTGGATGATATCCGAGTTAAGCTAGCCAGTGAGGGTCTTTTAACCGGTGTAGGCCATGGTTGGGAACTATTTGATACCAGTAAGTTTGGCGAAACCGACTTTGAACAGCAAATTACCTACCAGAGGGCTCTCCAGGAAGAGCTTAGGCGAACCATCACCAGAGTAGAAGGTGTGGAACAAGCCAGGGTCCACTTAGTGATTCCCAAAAAGAGTGTCTTTATTGAGGATGAGGGCACGGCCTCGGCTTCGGTGGTGATTAAGTTAAAACCCCGGGCACAGCTAAAGCCGGAACAGGTTAAGGGACTCAATGACCTGCTGGTTGGCAGTGTTGAAGGCTTAAAGCAAGAAAATGTACATATTATCGACACGGAAGGCAATGTCTTAAACGAGTTCCTCAAAGACCCTGTGGGTCTGGGGGGTACCGGTTTCCCGGGAACAGTGGTTGAAAAACAGCAACAGATTCGCCGAGCCTATGAAAAGGAATTGGAGAGCCGCGTACAAACCATGTTGGCCAAGGTGTTGGGGCCCAACAAGGCAGTGGCCATGGTTACGGCCGAGCTGGATTTTAATCAACAGCAAACCAATACCACAGAGATAATGGCCGGGCCGGTGGTTAGTGAACGGAGCACCAGGGAGAGCGGTAACGACGCCGGCGGTGGTGGTGTGCCGGGCAGTACCACGCAAATGCCCGGACAGAGCATACCCGGGTTAATTGATACCGGAGCAAGTAATTACGAAAAAACAGATGATATTAGGAACTACCAGCATGGCCAGAGGGTTGACACGGTGGTACAAGCTCCTGGCAGAGTGCTGAGGCTATCAACTTCGGTGGTGCTGGATGAGTCGGTGAAAAACCTGGATCGCGCCCAGGTGGAACGCATTGTTGCCGTAGCAATTGGTTACGATGAAGCGCGGGGAGACCAAATAAATGTATCGGCTATGACCTTTGACCGAAGTCAATATGATTTAGATGAAGAGCTAGCAGATGCCAAGGCAAGTAATGAGCAATTATATGTAATGATTGCTGCAGGAGCACTAGGGATTCTTTTGTTATTGGGTCTAATTATTTGGTTCATTCGCCGTCGTCGGAAGAAAAAGGCAGCCGAAGCCATTATAGAAGAAACAGCAGGCTTGCCCGTTGAAGAATTGGCCGCTACAGAGGAGGAGGAAGAACCGGCTTGGGAAATTCCTCCGCCTAGAGATAAACAAAAACAACTTAAAGATTTAGCGACAGAGCGACCTAACGATATTGCCGCTGTATTGAAAGTCTGGCTGAGGGAGTAA
- the flgB gene encoding flagellar basal body rod protein FlgB, which produces MNIFDSPMFTILQKGLDATSLRQRVIANNVANINTPGFKKSYVSFEDQLKAVIKNEGGTLKGTHAKHIGTASGPLIPEVKQVKDTTMRYDGNNVDVDEEMVNLAATTIQYDVIAQGLIDQFNILGIVIGGRR; this is translated from the coding sequence ATGAATATTTTTGACAGCCCCATGTTTACCATTTTACAAAAAGGCTTAGATGCCACATCACTAAGGCAAAGGGTGATTGCCAATAACGTAGCCAATATAAATACACCTGGCTTTAAAAAATCCTATGTAAGTTTTGAGGATCAACTAAAAGCTGTCATTAAAAACGAAGGCGGTACTTTAAAGGGAACCCATGCCAAACATATAGGTACGGCAAGTGGGCCTTTAATTCCCGAAGTAAAGCAGGTAAAGGATACCACCATGCGTTATGATGGCAACAACGTAGATGTGGATGAGGAAATGGTTAATCTAGCTGCAACCACCATCCAGTATGACGTAATTGCCCAGGGTTTAATAGATCAATTTAATATTTTAGGTATTGTTATTGGTGGCAGGAGGTAA
- a CDS encoding flagellar hook-length control protein FliK has product MEVRNVMLNQGDFPKTNGKSVDSPEGFVGVLEFLLSTAPVQQMPGQDETACQELPLSLDAANQTHVFQDINNISGNLPDLLSNNNETTEPSYSSDESNGVNLAQMQQISIPLLTTDIRQATNLTNNDVIPVDVSNGFSEMGEAEEGNELLLQQAPNTNIQEQASQAIKVDAVHSIQTTLMVSGNTKNESVLQVADSPNNVLSSSQEQEAGAQVTPVLEKEFSNEEQSKHGFIDRQTVVDENPHRHKSLTNKDEQFTAEFVMTKQENSLSAKEVGSSTRLNQMLETSLSQLPNKLTEMIRAMMIQQDPGTTTIRMKLKPEHLGEVTVKLTWSKGELSAQFVTATGLAKESLESSFPQLKQLLAQQNIRLSEAAVFMDQQAQQWDQGARRNNNWQYKYNGKTQNGYLFAVQASELTGVEVGQTATRGVNITI; this is encoded by the coding sequence ATGGAGGTAAGAAATGTTATGCTAAACCAAGGCGATTTTCCTAAGACCAATGGTAAATCTGTTGATTCACCGGAAGGCTTCGTTGGCGTACTGGAGTTTTTACTAAGTACCGCTCCAGTTCAGCAAATGCCGGGGCAAGATGAAACAGCATGCCAAGAATTACCACTATCCTTAGATGCAGCTAACCAAACTCATGTATTTCAAGACATAAATAACATTAGTGGTAACCTGCCTGACTTATTAAGCAACAACAATGAAACAACAGAGCCCAGTTATTCCTCTGACGAGTCTAATGGAGTAAACTTAGCCCAAATGCAGCAGATCAGCATACCATTATTAACCACAGATATTCGCCAAGCTACAAATTTGACGAATAACGATGTAATACCGGTTGATGTGAGTAACGGTTTCTCTGAAATGGGTGAAGCTGAGGAAGGCAATGAATTACTATTGCAACAAGCTCCCAATACAAATATTCAGGAACAAGCCTCACAGGCAATAAAAGTAGATGCTGTACATTCTATACAGACTACCTTAATGGTTTCAGGGAACACCAAAAATGAATCTGTATTACAGGTTGCAGATAGTCCTAACAATGTACTTAGTTCTTCACAGGAGCAAGAGGCAGGTGCTCAAGTTACTCCCGTTTTGGAAAAGGAGTTTTCCAACGAAGAACAGTCAAAACATGGTTTTATTGACAGGCAAACGGTAGTTGATGAAAATCCCCATAGACATAAGTCCTTGACTAACAAGGATGAACAGTTTACTGCTGAGTTTGTTATGACCAAACAGGAAAATTCCTTAAGCGCCAAAGAAGTTGGTTCAAGTACTAGGTTAAACCAGATGCTGGAGACTTCCTTAAGCCAATTACCCAACAAACTAACAGAAATGATCAGAGCCATGATGATTCAGCAAGACCCTGGAACTACAACTATCAGGATGAAACTTAAGCCCGAGCACTTAGGAGAAGTTACTGTCAAGCTGACATGGTCAAAGGGAGAATTATCAGCACAATTTGTTACTGCAACAGGATTGGCCAAGGAATCTTTAGAATCTTCTTTTCCCCAATTGAAACAACTTTTAGCCCAACAGAATATACGCTTAAGTGAAGCTGCTGTTTTTATGGATCAGCAGGCGCAGCAATGGGATCAAGGAGCCCGAAGGAATAACAATTGGCAGTACAAATATAACGGCAAAACCCAAAATGGCTATCTGTTTGCAGTTCAAGCCTCGGAGTTGACTGGTGTTGAAGTTGGACAAACTGCAACCCGCGGCGTAAACATCACCATATAA
- the fliG gene encoding flagellar motor switch protein FliG encodes MNYDKLTGEQKAAILLISLGADIASKLLRQEFTEEEVERLTAAIAEIDKVPNDIQKQVVEEFIYLIQARDYLLNGGVDYAKELLEKTYGYEKGSEILERISATMQSVPFGSLRKTDPQHILSFIREEHPQTIAFVLSYLKPDQAAVILAELDPQIQSEVARRVAILDRISPDVAKEVEKVLEKKLSSVAQHEETVVGGVQCLVNILNKVDRATEKAIFEQLERADPNLSEEVRRMMFIFEDLVKLHDISIQKVLREVDNKDLALAMKGANQEVNNRIYKNMSKRAADMLKEEIEYMGPVRLKDVEEAQQRIVNVIRRLEEAGEIVISRGGEDAILV; translated from the coding sequence ATGAACTATGATAAATTAACCGGAGAACAAAAAGCAGCCATATTATTGATATCCCTGGGAGCCGATATTGCCTCTAAATTATTAAGGCAAGAGTTTACTGAAGAAGAAGTGGAACGTCTTACCGCAGCCATTGCAGAAATTGATAAGGTTCCTAACGATATTCAAAAGCAGGTTGTTGAGGAGTTTATCTATTTAATTCAAGCCAGGGATTATTTGCTGAATGGCGGGGTTGATTACGCTAAAGAGTTGTTAGAGAAAACCTACGGGTATGAGAAAGGTTCAGAAATATTAGAACGCATTAGTGCTACCATGCAGTCGGTTCCCTTTGGTTCCTTGCGCAAGACAGATCCCCAGCACATTTTGAGTTTTATCAGAGAAGAACATCCACAGACCATTGCGTTTGTTTTGTCTTATCTAAAACCGGATCAGGCCGCGGTTATTTTAGCTGAACTGGATCCCCAGATACAAAGCGAAGTGGCTCGCCGGGTGGCTATCCTGGATCGCATTTCTCCGGATGTGGCCAAGGAAGTGGAGAAAGTACTGGAGAAAAAGCTTTCCTCTGTTGCCCAGCATGAAGAAACAGTGGTTGGTGGAGTACAGTGTCTGGTTAACATTCTCAATAAAGTGGATCGTGCCACAGAAAAAGCCATCTTTGAACAGCTGGAACGGGCTGATCCTAACCTTAGTGAAGAAGTCCGCAGGATGATGTTTATCTTTGAGGATTTGGTGAAACTTCACGATATCTCCATCCAAAAGGTACTGCGTGAGGTGGACAATAAGGATCTGGCTCTGGCTATGAAGGGTGCCAACCAGGAAGTTAATAATCGTATATACAAAAATATGTCCAAACGTGCAGCGGATATGCTGAAGGAAGAAATCGAATACATGGGTCCTGTCAGACTAAAGGATGTGGAAGAGGCCCAGCAGCGTATCGTGAATGTTATCAGACGTTTGGAAGAGGCCGGCGAGATTGTCATTTCCCGTGGTGGGGAGGATGCAATCCTTGTTTAA
- the fliE gene encoding flagellar hook-basal body complex protein FliE — translation MNILPVPMALQLPESNPAPKAEQGKGFGEVLNKAINHLNQTQIQADKAMQDFLVGDIQDIHQVTIPMQEAKLTMQLAVEVRNKIVEAYQEISRMQL, via the coding sequence ATGAATATATTGCCAGTGCCCATGGCGCTGCAGCTGCCGGAGAGCAACCCTGCCCCCAAGGCAGAGCAAGGTAAGGGTTTCGGAGAGGTATTAAACAAGGCCATCAATCATCTTAATCAGACACAAATACAAGCAGATAAGGCTATGCAGGATTTTCTGGTGGGAGATATTCAGGATATTCACCAAGTAACCATTCCTATGCAAGAAGCCAAGCTGACCATGCAGTTGGCTGTGGAAGTAAGAAACAAAATCGTTGAAGCATATCAAGAAATTTCTCGGATGCAGCTATAA
- a CDS encoding FliH/SctL family protein: protein MFKIIKSAPVNQADQMLPLRELALEPEKVEKVEEEEPTISPEELLQLAQQQAEEMIARAKSEASLILQQAKEQASMEAQQLREQAKESGWQEGIHAAEAEAETIRQQAREVLRQAQEVYKRTLDQMEPQIVDLAVDIAERVLMTQLAVEPRTIMEIAKECIELVKNRPFINVYVNQVDFGIVEEGKNQLLQGLPGKVELNILVDNGIEPGGCRFETDQGQVDATLETRWQEVIKALYGQEE from the coding sequence TTGTTTAAGATTATAAAGAGTGCACCTGTAAATCAAGCTGACCAGATGTTACCCTTAAGGGAACTGGCCCTCGAGCCTGAGAAGGTGGAAAAGGTGGAGGAAGAGGAACCAACCATTTCCCCCGAGGAATTGCTCCAGTTAGCCCAGCAGCAGGCGGAAGAAATGATAGCCAGGGCCAAGTCAGAGGCTAGCCTGATACTACAACAAGCAAAAGAACAGGCAAGCATGGAGGCTCAACAATTAAGGGAACAGGCTAAAGAGTCAGGTTGGCAAGAAGGTATTCATGCGGCGGAAGCCGAGGCAGAAACCATTCGCCAACAGGCCAGGGAGGTCCTGCGACAGGCACAGGAAGTTTATAAACGCACCCTGGATCAGATGGAGCCCCAAATTGTGGATTTGGCGGTGGATATTGCCGAACGGGTGCTGATGACCCAACTGGCAGTTGAACCCCGTACCATTATGGAAATTGCCAAGGAATGTATCGAACTGGTTAAAAACCGTCCTTTTATTAATGTCTACGTCAACCAGGTTGATTTTGGTATCGTAGAGGAAGGAAAAAATCAATTACTTCAAGGATTACCAGGTAAAGTTGAGCTTAACATATTGGTAGATAATGGTATAGAGCCAGGAGGCTGTCGTTTTGAGACGGACCAAGGTCAGGTGGACGCTACTTTGGAGACCCGCTGGCAGGAAGTAATCAAGGCGTTATACGGCCAGGAGGAATAA
- the flgC gene encoding flagellar basal body rod protein FlgC, translating into MGLFDTFSISASGMTSERLRLDLIANNVANMNTASRPNDPNDPVYRRRVPLFAEQLRQSMAANGLQPKGIGVKVRAIVEDPAPPRIVNDPNHPLADEQGNVAYPNINIVNEMVDMITASRSYEANVTTLNAAKSMALKALEISRG; encoded by the coding sequence ATGGGTTTGTTTGATACCTTTAGCATTAGTGCCTCAGGCATGACTTCTGAGCGGCTAAGATTGGATTTAATTGCCAACAACGTGGCCAACATGAATACTGCCAGTAGACCAAATGATCCCAATGATCCTGTCTATCGTCGCAGGGTACCGCTCTTTGCCGAACAACTCAGACAAAGCATGGCTGCCAATGGCTTGCAGCCTAAAGGGATAGGGGTTAAGGTAAGAGCTATTGTTGAAGATCCTGCACCCCCAAGGATTGTGAATGATCCCAATCATCCTTTGGCTGATGAACAAGGCAATGTTGCTTATCCCAACATTAACATTGTTAATGAAATGGTGGATATGATTACGGCCAGCCGCTCTTATGAGGCCAATGTAACCACCTTAAATGCAGCCAAAAGCATGGCCCTCAAGGCCTTGGAAATATCCCGTGGTTAG